A genomic stretch from Setaria viridis chromosome 1, Setaria_viridis_v4.0, whole genome shotgun sequence includes:
- the LOC117844049 gene encoding syn-copalyl diphosphate synthase, chloroplastic isoform X2, producing MLRFLGILRPGQGASSSACCNYTLNLDILEPRDIAGIIGAIRVSLRSMGDGEISVSAYDTAWVALVKSMDGGDGPHFPSSIDWIVQNQLYDGSWGDCTFFYAHDRIINTLACVIALASWGIHAEKCEKGLSFIRENMWRLVKEDEDWMLVGFEIALPSLLEMAKDLDLDIPYDHPALQEIYDRRDLKLNKIPKDVLHSIPTTLLHSIEGMRGLDWKRLLNLRFSDGSFMSSPAATAYALMETGDRKCLEFLGTIVNKFNGGAPFLYPVEIYERLWAIDRLERLGISSYFTCEIDDYLTYVYRHWTEEGLGYTRDCAVKDIDDTAMAFRLLRLHGYHVSPCVFKRFEKEDGEFVVYPGQSNQSVSAMYNMYRAADQAAFPGDDGGVLRRARRYCRAFLQGRRASGQLSDKWLIAEGLPGEVAYGLDFPWKASLPRVETRMYLEQYGGGADVWIGKVLYRMHLFNNDLYLKMAKADFISFQRSSRAEWHGLQRWCDKNNLEMYGVTSERALRAYFLAAANIFERERAAERLGWAQTAVLAEAVTSHILSHSSSDNTRERILCRLASGSLKRGEKDSTAEDGLLNALNDLIDHLTSGNASDSLQRAWKQWLMEWTAENGSYKGHTALLLVRSVEICSGRLGSTEQNQKLPEYSQLEQLTYSICSKLGHGVHSQVCSLHTKNVENLDGQLDEEMQELAQSVSQISDPMNRVTKQTFLHVARSYCYVAHCSPETIDSHISKVLFEEVI from the exons ATGTTGCGTTTCTTGGGCATACTACGGCCGGGCCAaggcgccagcagcagcgctTGCTGCAACTACACGCTCAACCTCGACATCTTG GAGCCAAGAGATATCGCAGGAATCATCGGTGCCATCAGAGTATCGCTGAGGTCCATGGGTGATGGCGAGATCAGTGTTTCAGCCTATGACACGGCGTGGGTCGCCCTTGTAAAGAGCATGGATGGAGGTGATGGCCCACATTTCCCATCAAGCATCGACTGGATCGTCCAGAATCAGCTATATGACGGTTCATGGGGTGACTGCACCTTCTTTTACGCCCATGACCGAATCATCAACACCCTAGCTTGTGTTATTGCCTTGGCATCGTGGGGCATTCACGCCGAAAAATGTGAGAAAG GCTTGTCATTTATTCGGGAAAACATGTGGAGGTTGGTCaaggaggatgaggactggaTGCTAGTCGGCTTCGAGATTGCCCTTCCTTCGCTGCTAGAAATGGCCAAGGATCTGGATCTTGACATCCCTTATGATCACCCTGCCCTACAAGAAATATATGACAGAAGAGACCTAAAGCTCAACAA GATTCCAAAGGATGTACTGCACTCTATACCGACAACACTGCTACATAGCATAGAGGGCATGCGCGGTTTAGACTGGAAGAGGCTGCTTAACCTCCGGTTTTCAGATGGGTCTTTCATGTCCTCGCCCGCTGCCACAGCGTACGCCCTGATGGAAACGGGTGACAGGAAATGCCTCGAGTTCTTAGGCACCATCGTGAACAAGTTCAACGGGGGAG CACCCTTTCTCTACCCTGTCGAGATATACGAGCGCTTATGGGCAATCGACCGGTTGGAACGTTTGGGCATATCCTCCTACTTCACATGTGAAATTGACGACTACTTAACCTATGTTTACAG ACACTGGACCGAGGAAGGCCTGGGTTACACGAGGGACTGCGCCGTGAAGGACATCGATGACACGGCCATGGCTTTCCGTCTCCTACGCCTGCATGGCTACCATGTCTCTCCTT GCGTGTTCAAGCGTTTCGAGAAGGAGGACGGCGAGTTCGTGGTGTACCCGGGGCAGTCCAACCAGTCGGTGAGCGCCATGTACAACATGTACCGCGCCGCCGACCAGGCCGCCTtccccggcgacgacggcggcgtcctCCGGCGGGCCAGGCGCTACTGCCGCGCGTTCCTCCAGGGGAGGCGAGCCTCCGGCCAGCTCAGCGACAAGTGGCTCATCGCCGAAGGCTTGCCCGGCGAGGTCGCTTACGGCTTGGACTTCCCCTGGAAGGCGAGCTTGCCGCGCGTCGAGACGAGGATGTATCTGGAGCAGTACGGTGGCGGTGCCGACGTGTGGATTGGGAAGGTCCTCTACAG GATGCACCTCTTTAACAACGACCTGTACCTCAAGATGGCAAAGGCCGATTTCATCAGCTTCCAGAGATCATCCCGGGCTGAGTGGCACGGCCTCCAAAG GTGGTGCGACAAGAACAATCTCGAAATGTACGGTGTGACTTCAGAGAGGGCATTGAGAGCCTACTTCCTGGCTGCAGCAAACATCTTCGAACGGGAGCGAGCAGCGGAGCGCCTGGGATGGGCGCAAACTGCAGTGCTTGCAGAGGCCGTGACCTCGCACATCCTGAGCCATTCTAGTTCTGACAACACAAGGGAAAGGATCCTATGCAGACTCGCCAGTGGCAGTCTGAAAAG GGGAGAGAAGGATTCAACAGCTGAGGATGGCCTCCTGAATGCGCTTAATGATCTTATCGACCACCTTACATCTGGCAATGCTTCGGACAGTCTCCAGAGAGCT TGGAAGCAGTGGCTGATGGAATGGACCGCAGAGAATGGTTCATACAAAGGGCACACGGCGTTGCTGTTAGTTCGCTCAGTCGAGATCTGTTCGGGGAGGCTGGGTTCAACTGAGCAGAATCAGAAGCTTCCGGAGTATTCCCAGCTTGAGCAACTCACGTATTCCATATGCAGTAAACTTGGCCATGGAGTTCATTCCCAAGTATGCAGCTTGCATACAAAGAACGTTGAGAATTTAGACGGCCAATTGGATGAGGAGATGCAGGAACTAGCTCAGAGTGTTTCTCAGATCAGCGACCCTATGAACAGGGTGACCAAGCAAACATTTCTCCATGTTGCTAGGAGCTACTGCTACGTCGCTCATTGTTCGCCTGAAACAATTGACAGCCACATCTCCAAGGTCTTATTCGAGGAGGTCATTTAG
- the LOC117844049 gene encoding syn-copalyl diphosphate synthase, chloroplastic isoform X1, translating to MLRFLGILRPGQGASSSACCNYTLNLDILEPRDIAGIIGAIRVSLRSMGDGEISVSAYDTAWVALVKSMDGGDGPHFPSSIDWIVQNQLYDGSWGDCTFFYAHDRIINTLACVIALASWGIHAEKCEKGLSFIRENMWRLVKEDEDWMLVGFEIALPSLLEMAKDLDLDIPYDHPALQEIYDRRDLKLNKIPKDVLHSIPTTLLHSIEGMRGLDWKRLLNLRFSDGSFMSSPAATAYALMETGDRKCLEFLGTIVNKFNGGAPFLYPVEIYERLWAIDRLERLGISSYFTCEIDDYLTYVYRHWTEEGLGYTRDCAVKDIDDTAMAFRLLRLHGYHVSPCVFKRFEKEDGEFVVYPGQSNQSVSAMYNMYRAADQAAFPGDDGGVLRRARRYCRAFLQGRRASGQLSDKWLIAEGLPGEVAYGLDFPWKASLPRVETRMYLEQYGGGADVWIGKVLYRMHLFNNDLYLKMAKADFISFQRSSRAEWHGLQRWCDKNNLEMYGVTSERALRAYFLAAANIFERERAAERLGWAQTAVLAEAVTSHILSHSSSDNTRERILCRLASGSLKRLEHAFLFIVAGIQSQAKRLVTCVGCRGEKDSTAEDGLLNALNDLIDHLTSGNASDSLQRAWKQWLMEWTAENGSYKGHTALLLVRSVEICSGRLGSTEQNQKLPEYSQLEQLTYSICSKLGHGVHSQVCSLHTKNVENLDGQLDEEMQELAQSVSQISDPMNRVTKQTFLHVARSYCYVAHCSPETIDSHISKVLFEEVI from the exons ATGTTGCGTTTCTTGGGCATACTACGGCCGGGCCAaggcgccagcagcagcgctTGCTGCAACTACACGCTCAACCTCGACATCTTG GAGCCAAGAGATATCGCAGGAATCATCGGTGCCATCAGAGTATCGCTGAGGTCCATGGGTGATGGCGAGATCAGTGTTTCAGCCTATGACACGGCGTGGGTCGCCCTTGTAAAGAGCATGGATGGAGGTGATGGCCCACATTTCCCATCAAGCATCGACTGGATCGTCCAGAATCAGCTATATGACGGTTCATGGGGTGACTGCACCTTCTTTTACGCCCATGACCGAATCATCAACACCCTAGCTTGTGTTATTGCCTTGGCATCGTGGGGCATTCACGCCGAAAAATGTGAGAAAG GCTTGTCATTTATTCGGGAAAACATGTGGAGGTTGGTCaaggaggatgaggactggaTGCTAGTCGGCTTCGAGATTGCCCTTCCTTCGCTGCTAGAAATGGCCAAGGATCTGGATCTTGACATCCCTTATGATCACCCTGCCCTACAAGAAATATATGACAGAAGAGACCTAAAGCTCAACAA GATTCCAAAGGATGTACTGCACTCTATACCGACAACACTGCTACATAGCATAGAGGGCATGCGCGGTTTAGACTGGAAGAGGCTGCTTAACCTCCGGTTTTCAGATGGGTCTTTCATGTCCTCGCCCGCTGCCACAGCGTACGCCCTGATGGAAACGGGTGACAGGAAATGCCTCGAGTTCTTAGGCACCATCGTGAACAAGTTCAACGGGGGAG CACCCTTTCTCTACCCTGTCGAGATATACGAGCGCTTATGGGCAATCGACCGGTTGGAACGTTTGGGCATATCCTCCTACTTCACATGTGAAATTGACGACTACTTAACCTATGTTTACAG ACACTGGACCGAGGAAGGCCTGGGTTACACGAGGGACTGCGCCGTGAAGGACATCGATGACACGGCCATGGCTTTCCGTCTCCTACGCCTGCATGGCTACCATGTCTCTCCTT GCGTGTTCAAGCGTTTCGAGAAGGAGGACGGCGAGTTCGTGGTGTACCCGGGGCAGTCCAACCAGTCGGTGAGCGCCATGTACAACATGTACCGCGCCGCCGACCAGGCCGCCTtccccggcgacgacggcggcgtcctCCGGCGGGCCAGGCGCTACTGCCGCGCGTTCCTCCAGGGGAGGCGAGCCTCCGGCCAGCTCAGCGACAAGTGGCTCATCGCCGAAGGCTTGCCCGGCGAGGTCGCTTACGGCTTGGACTTCCCCTGGAAGGCGAGCTTGCCGCGCGTCGAGACGAGGATGTATCTGGAGCAGTACGGTGGCGGTGCCGACGTGTGGATTGGGAAGGTCCTCTACAG GATGCACCTCTTTAACAACGACCTGTACCTCAAGATGGCAAAGGCCGATTTCATCAGCTTCCAGAGATCATCCCGGGCTGAGTGGCACGGCCTCCAAAG GTGGTGCGACAAGAACAATCTCGAAATGTACGGTGTGACTTCAGAGAGGGCATTGAGAGCCTACTTCCTGGCTGCAGCAAACATCTTCGAACGGGAGCGAGCAGCGGAGCGCCTGGGATGGGCGCAAACTGCAGTGCTTGCAGAGGCCGTGACCTCGCACATCCTGAGCCATTCTAGTTCTGACAACACAAGGGAAAGGATCCTATGCAGACTCGCCAGTGGCAGTCTGAAAAGGTTAGAGCATGCATTTTTGTTCATCGTTGCTGGAATTCAGAGCCAAGCAAAGCGACTAGTAACGTGTGTTGGATGCAGGGGAGAGAAGGATTCAACAGCTGAGGATGGCCTCCTGAATGCGCTTAATGATCTTATCGACCACCTTACATCTGGCAATGCTTCGGACAGTCTCCAGAGAGCT TGGAAGCAGTGGCTGATGGAATGGACCGCAGAGAATGGTTCATACAAAGGGCACACGGCGTTGCTGTTAGTTCGCTCAGTCGAGATCTGTTCGGGGAGGCTGGGTTCAACTGAGCAGAATCAGAAGCTTCCGGAGTATTCCCAGCTTGAGCAACTCACGTATTCCATATGCAGTAAACTTGGCCATGGAGTTCATTCCCAAGTATGCAGCTTGCATACAAAGAACGTTGAGAATTTAGACGGCCAATTGGATGAGGAGATGCAGGAACTAGCTCAGAGTGTTTCTCAGATCAGCGACCCTATGAACAGGGTGACCAAGCAAACATTTCTCCATGTTGCTAGGAGCTACTGCTACGTCGCTCATTGTTCGCCTGAAACAATTGACAGCCACATCTCCAAGGTCTTATTCGAGGAGGTCATTTAG
- the LOC117837845 gene encoding E3 ubiquitin-protein ligase ATL31, producing the protein MGFVADLAYRFAPVQVLQPKPAFHSYQLRTWRAGPSGRRDGGHPLAVLSLHLAVVGALTMVNAQAPPPPQLQMLTTTTGRSVPPTAVITIAIIAFFVLVLFCVLVNLWRRSSADASAGARHGSIRKRRRGLDPAALAALPVVPYAEIRKHKSGGGGLECAVCLTAFDDGDELRLLPQCSHAFHLECIDPWLEGHVTCPLCRGNLEKPVPPPPVPLPSPDKPPPQMPEAVAVRVELENDEERKEEDAALEKLRCARRAARMPRSRSTGPSASTTAAAETGDHERFTVRLPPHVREEILRSRRLRHATSLVITLGGGASNCEGSRTACSAGGERCVRRRWASLLSRTASWSWAQGGGEASAAKKGAGPEAGVTRRPPCGHVVCSLVARWPARCKAKNLA; encoded by the coding sequence ATGGGTTTTGTGGCAGACCTAGCATATAGGTTTGCCCCTGTACAAGTGCTCCAGCCAAAGCCTGCGTTTCATTCTTATCAGCTGCGCACTTGGCGTGCAGGGCCATCCGGAAGGCGGGACGGGGGACACCCTCTTGCcgtcctctctctccacctcgCCGTCGTAGGTGCTCTAACCATGGTCAACGCGCaggctccgccaccgccgcagctgCAGATGCTCACGACGACCACCGGCCGCAGCGTGCCTCCTACTGCCGTCATCACCATCGCCATCATCGCCTTCTTCGTCCTCGTTTTATTTTGTGTCCTCGTCAACCTGTGGCGCAGAAGCTCCGCGGACGCCAGCGCCGGCGCACGGCATGGGTCCATCAGGAAGCGCAGGCGGGGGCTCGACCCGGCGGCGTTGGCCGCGCTCCCGGTCGTTCCGTACGCGGAGATCAGGAAGCacaagagcggcggcggcgggctggagTGCGCCGTGTGCCTCACCGCgttcgacgacggcgacgagctccGGCTGCTGCCGCAGTGCTCCCACGCGTTCCACCTGGAGTGCATCGACCCCTGGCTCGAGGGCCACGTCACATGCCCGCTCTGCCGCGGCAACCTCGAGaagcccgtgccgccgccgccggtgccgcttCCTTCGCCCGACAAGCCGCCTCCGCAGATGCCAGAGGCCGTCGCCGTTCGGGTGGAGCTGGAGAACGacgaggagaggaaggaggaggacgcggcgcTCGAGAAGCTGCgctgcgcgcggcgcgcggcgaggatgCCGCGGTCACGCTCGACGGGGCCCTCGGCCTCCACGACGGCTGCGGCCGAGACGGGAGACCACGAGAGGTTCACCGTGCGGCTGCCGCCGCACGTCCGGGAGGAGATTCTCAGGTCGAGGCGGCTGCGGCACGCGACCAGCCTCGTCATCaccctgggcggcggcgcctcgaaCTGCGAGGGGAGCAGGACGGCGTGTTCGGCTGGTGGCGAGAGGTGCGTGCGGCGCCGTTGGGCGTCCTTGTTGTCCAGGACGGCGTCGTGGTCGTGGGCACAGGGCGGTGGGGAAGCGTCGGCGGCGAAGAAAGGCGCGGGGCCTGAGGCAGGCGTCACGAGACGGCCACCGTGCGGCCATGTGGTGTGCTCCTTGGTGGCGCGGTGGCCGGCCCGGTGCAAAGCCAAGAATTTGGCTTGA
- the LOC117863238 gene encoding RING-H2 finger protein ATL38: protein MGGAMSAATAAALAATTAASASVAAAQSPEPRDNQSLVDVLSISVFMAVFFPLFVVLLAFACLRLFLPSDDNRPAPSDSASASELSRHGGSRKGGLDAAAIAALPLVFYREVRRHRIVDGREDALECSVCLLEFDDDDALRLLPTCPHAFHPECIALWLERHATCPLCRASVLDEPPAPAQRELELQPVPPLPLQSPEESPVHAAVVLIGEAGASEEDEEEDWTTIQRLARNRRAAGRQALPRSNSTGHGGGASDGGMDRFALRLPEHVRVEILMSHRLRHVTSAVASVRIREGSAASAHDGSTVGGSVRNTVARLMSLFAPGAGWKADGDDRSGRGDATGASSFRRRENSSRGAVAEEKRSV from the coding sequence atGGGCGGCGCCATGtccgccgcaaccgccgccgccttggcaGCCACGAccgcggcctcggcctccgTCGCCGCTGCGCAGTCCCCGGAGCCGCGCGACAACCAGTCGCTCGTGGACGTGTTGAGCATCTCCGTCTTCATGGCCGTCTTCTTCCCCCTCTTCGTCGTGCTCCTCGCCTTCGCCTGCCTCCGCCTGTTCCTGCCCAGCGACGACAACCGCCCCGCACCGTCCGACtccgcgtcggcgtcggagtTGTCCCGCCACGGGGGAAGCCGCAAGGGCGGGCTCGACGCGGCCGCGATCGCGGCCCTGCCGCTGGTGTTCTACCGGGAGGTGAGGCGGCACCGGATCGTGGACGGGCGCGAGGACGCGCTCGAGTGCTCGGTCTGCCTCCTCGagttcgacgacgacgacgcgctccgcctcctcccgacGTGCCCGCACGCGTTCCATCCGGAGTGCATCGCCCTCTGGCTCGAGAGGCACGCCacctgcccgctctgccgcgCCAGCGTCCTCGACGagccgccggctccggcgcaGCGGGAGCTGGAGCTCCAGCCGGTGCCACCGCTGCCGCTGCAATCGCCGGAAGAGTCCCCCGTTCACGCGGCTGTCGTGCTGATCGGCGAAGCCGGCGCcagcgaggaggacgaggaggaggactggACCACGATCCAGCGCCTCGCGCGGAACcgccgcgcggcggggcggcaggCGCTGCCGCGGTCCAACTCGacggggcacggcggcggcgccagcgacGGCGGGATGGACCGGTTCGCGCTGCGGCTCCCGGAGCACGTGCGCGTGGAGATCCTCATGTCGCACAGGCTGAGGCACGTGACGAGCGCGGTGGCGTCCGTGCGCATCAGAGAGGGCAGCGCGGCCAGCGCCCACGACGGCAGTACCGTGGGCGGGAGCGTCAGGAACACCGTGGCGAGGCTGATGTCGCTCTTTGCGCCGGGCGCCGGGTGGaaggccgacggcgacgacaGGTCCGGCAGGGGAGATGCCACGGGGGCGTCGTCTTTCCGCCGCCGCGAGAACTCATCGCGTGGAGCAGTAGCTGAAGAGAAGAGAAGCGTCTGA
- the LOC117858527 gene encoding uncharacterized protein, whose protein sequence is MPPPDLPPPAHKSHSCDDSDSEDKCSPPPVLAPPSLYPPSPPPSSAASHGQSTFVTALIIAGSVIAVLVLFLSVFLFVRRRRQQRRQREALLEAALAPAAPPATPPGDDGGPDPPGEEEVVHHAWHIRTVGLDEAAIESIALTRYRAGGALGASDCTVCLGEFQDGELLRLLPKCAHAFHVQCIDTWLRAHVSCPLCRANVMDPAAAAAAEQPDPTHPAPGADADADAEQEQDAGNTGAPEHEQPGQHANGQPDISSEQPRQRPGPRGRNFRRVASMDSPPSPIASAGEAPDPGHEQAGGEKQGTGSAVCCEVSPGSDHQNRAAMKRSLSAGSRWTLLSRPCRLRSSLLPL, encoded by the coding sequence ATGCCTCCGCCTGATCTTCCACCCCCGGCCCATAAATCTCATAGCTGCGACGATTCAGACTCAGAGGACAAATGCTCGCCTCCTCCGGTTCTTGCTCCCCCATCACTTTAcccaccatctcctcctccctcctccgcggcctcccaCGGCCAGAGCACCTTCGTCACCGCTCTCATCATCGCCGGCTCGGTGATCGCCgtcctcgtcctcttcctctccgTCTTCCTCTTCGTACGCCgcaggcggcagcagcggcggcagcgagagGCGCTTCTCGAAGCCGCCCTGGCCccagcggcgccgcccgccacaccccccggcgacgacggcggccccGATCCCCCCGGGGAGGAGGAAGTCGTGCACCACGCGTGGCACATCCGGACCGTGGGGCTCGACGAGGCGGCGATCGAGTCCATCGCGCTCACGCGGTACCGTGCCGGCGGTGCGCTCGGCGCATCCGACTGCACCGTCTGCCTCGGCGAGTTCCAGGACGGCGAGCTCCTCCGGCTGCTGCCCAAGTGCGCCCACGCGTTCCACGTCCAGTGCATCGACACCTGGCTCCGCGCCCACGTCAGCTGCCCGCTCTGCCGCGCCAACGTGatggaccccgccgccgccgccgccgcagagcaACCCGACCCAACACATCCTGctcccggcgccgacgccgacgccgacgccgaacAAGAACAGGACGCGGGGAACACCGGAGCCCCGGAACACGAGCAGCCAGGCCAGCACGCGAACGGGCAACCGGACATCTCGTCGGAGCAACCGCGCCAGCGCCCCGGCCCGCGGGGGCGCAACTTTCGGCGCGTGGCTTCCATGgactcgccgccgtcgccgataGCGTCAGCCGGGGAGGCCCCTGACCCTGGACACGAGCAGGCCGGTGGCGAGAAGCAGGGGACAGGCAGCGCTGTTTGCTGCGAGGTGTCACCAGGATCTGACCATCAGAACCGCGCCGCCATGAAGAGGTCGTTGTCCGCCGGCAGCCGGTGGACGCTGCTCTCGCGGCCTTGCCGGTTGCGCAGCTCTCTTCTGCCGTTGTGA